From the genome of Mycobacterium dioxanotrophicus, one region includes:
- a CDS encoding HhH-GPD-type base excision DNA repair protein has translation MAKLQLVQDPAADALLEENPFALLVGMLLDQQIPMETAFAGPKKIADRIGGVDAVQIAEYDPEAFVALCSETPAIHRFPGSMSKRVQALAQAIVDEYDGDVTKLWTEGDPDGKEVLRRLKGLPGFGDQKARIFLALLGKQYGVTPSGWRAAAGDYGKAGTHMSVADVVDAGSLQKVRTYKKEMKAAAKAAKA, from the coding sequence GTGGCGAAACTGCAGCTCGTTCAAGACCCGGCCGCCGATGCCCTGCTCGAGGAGAATCCGTTCGCGTTGCTGGTCGGCATGCTGCTTGATCAGCAGATCCCGATGGAGACGGCGTTCGCGGGACCCAAGAAGATCGCGGACCGCATCGGCGGCGTCGACGCCGTCCAGATCGCCGAGTACGACCCGGAGGCGTTCGTCGCGCTCTGCTCCGAAACGCCTGCGATCCACCGGTTTCCGGGGTCGATGTCCAAGCGGGTGCAGGCGCTCGCACAGGCCATCGTCGACGAGTACGACGGTGACGTGACCAAGCTGTGGACCGAGGGCGACCCGGACGGCAAGGAAGTGCTGAGGCGGCTCAAGGGCCTGCCCGGTTTCGGTGATCAGAAAGCCCGGATCTTCCTGGCGCTGCTCGGCAAGCAGTACGGCGTGACACCGAGCGGCTGGCGCGCCGCGGCAGGCGACTACGGCAAGGCCGGCACCCACATGTCGGTGGCCGATGTGGTCGACGCCGGGTCGCTGCAGAAGGTGCGCACGTACAAGAAGGAAATGAAAGCGGCAGCCAAGGCTGCCAAGGCCTGA
- a CDS encoding alpha/beta hydrolase produces the protein MDLEVIDKGHVTPPHPTPLLFVHGAWHAAWCWDEYFLDYFAERGYRATALSIRGHGASRTAKSLRTCSLVDYVADIRSVAATLGAEPVLVGHSMGGLLTQKYLESRAAPAGVLLASVPPQGIARFLGRMTRKHPWLMAKSMATGKSLRFFGTAQLAREHLFSTATAESDVRRHMARLNEESQRMTVDALVLRLPKVNRVTTPLLVLGADDDAMLTRDEVHATARAYGTEAEFFAGMGHDMMLEPDWKAVAERIDTWLGQRRL, from the coding sequence ATGGACCTCGAGGTCATCGACAAAGGTCATGTGACACCGCCACATCCGACCCCGTTGCTGTTCGTCCACGGCGCGTGGCACGCAGCGTGGTGTTGGGACGAGTACTTCCTCGACTACTTCGCCGAACGCGGATACCGCGCCACCGCACTCAGCATCCGCGGCCACGGAGCGAGCCGGACTGCCAAATCCCTGCGCACCTGTTCGCTCGTCGACTATGTCGCCGACATCAGGTCGGTCGCGGCGACGCTCGGGGCCGAACCGGTGCTCGTCGGGCATTCCATGGGTGGCCTGCTGACCCAGAAATATCTGGAATCCCGCGCTGCCCCGGCGGGTGTGCTGCTGGCGTCGGTGCCGCCTCAGGGCATCGCGCGCTTCCTTGGTCGCATGACGCGTAAGCACCCGTGGCTGATGGCCAAGAGCATGGCCACCGGAAAATCGTTGCGGTTCTTCGGCACTGCTCAGTTGGCCCGGGAGCATCTGTTCTCCACCGCGACCGCCGAATCAGACGTTCGCCGCCACATGGCCCGGCTCAACGAGGAGAGCCAGCGAATGACGGTCGACGCCCTGGTCCTGAGGCTTCCCAAGGTGAACCGGGTGACGACTCCGCTGCTGGTCCTGGGTGCCGACGACGACGCGATGCTCACCCGCGACGAGGTGCATGCGACGGCGCGTGCGTACGGCACCGAAGCCGAGTTCTTCGCCGGGATGGGGCACGACATGATGCTTGAACCGGACTGGAAGGCGGTGGCCGAGCGGATCGACACCTGGCTGGGGCAGCGCAGACTATGA
- a CDS encoding nitroreductase family protein: MEIYDVMRTTGATRQFTGEPLPDEVLERILDNARFAPSGGNRQGTRVVVIRDPHTREALSDLSVTGARRYIAQQRNGENPWNPLHSPGVSDEEIAGVEVPPATQLLEASVVLVVCVDLGVVAALDQNLDRIGVVSGASVYPFVWNILLAARSEGFGGVLTTMAVPEEPRVKALLGIPEQFAVAAVVPMGKPVRQFTKLTRRPVTEIATRERFDGEPFTVS; the protein is encoded by the coding sequence ATGGAGATCTACGACGTCATGCGCACCACCGGCGCCACCCGTCAGTTCACCGGCGAACCACTGCCCGATGAAGTCCTGGAACGCATACTGGACAACGCCCGGTTCGCGCCCAGTGGCGGCAACCGGCAGGGCACCCGAGTGGTGGTGATCCGCGATCCGCACACCCGCGAGGCGCTCTCCGACCTCAGCGTGACGGGCGCGCGGCGCTACATCGCGCAGCAACGCAACGGCGAGAATCCTTGGAACCCATTGCATTCCCCCGGTGTGTCCGACGAAGAGATCGCGGGGGTCGAGGTGCCACCCGCGACCCAGCTGCTCGAGGCGTCGGTGGTGCTGGTGGTCTGTGTCGACCTCGGCGTGGTGGCCGCGCTCGACCAGAACCTCGACCGGATCGGCGTGGTGTCCGGGGCGTCGGTGTACCCGTTCGTGTGGAACATCCTGTTGGCGGCCCGCAGTGAAGGCTTCGGCGGTGTGCTGACGACCATGGCGGTGCCCGAGGAGCCGCGGGTGAAGGCGTTGCTCGGCATACCCGAGCAGTTCGCGGTCGCGGCAGTGGTACCCATGGGCAAGCCCGTGCGTCAGTTCACCAAGCTCACCCGTAGGCCGGTCACCGAGATCGCCACCCGCGAGCGCTTCGACGGCGAACCGTTCACGGTGTCATAG
- a CDS encoding DUF1059 domain-containing protein yields the protein MAKTHLNCPCGEAITGTDEDDLVEKAQAHLAEAHPGREYDREMILFMAY from the coding sequence ATGGCGAAGACACATCTCAACTGCCCGTGCGGCGAGGCGATCACGGGAACCGATGAGGACGACTTGGTCGAGAAGGCTCAGGCGCATCTTGCCGAGGCGCATCCGGGCCGTGAGTACGACCGGGAAATGATCCTGTTCATGGCGTACTGA
- a CDS encoding mannosyltransferase, whose translation MRLYRYAWLLLALSVAARLAFSYLVPNGTNLVDLHVYLGGAASLDHPGTLYQYTYGDKTPDFLLPFTYPPFAAMVFYPLQLLPFDLVAFFWQIGIIVALYGVVRISQRMLGRYTDRRLALLWTAVGIWIEPLRGTFDYGQINVILTLAVIYAVYSNRWWVSGLLVGLAAGVKLIPAVSGLYFVGARRWATVVFSAVVFFGTVVLSLVVVGDQARYYFTDLLGDARRVGPIGTVFNQSWRGGISRILGHDAGYGPAVLIGIAVTAVLALLAWRAIGGSDGDRLGAIIIVSLFGLLLSPISWTHHWVWLLPLIMWLLHGSLRDRRGAQILGWGWLGLTLIGVPWLLSFAQPTIWEISRPWYLAWAGLIYIVATLATLGWIATTGPGSGRFRLPSRRPSR comes from the coding sequence ATGCGGCTTTACCGCTATGCGTGGTTACTGCTGGCGCTGAGCGTCGCGGCCCGCCTGGCCTTCTCTTACCTGGTGCCCAACGGCACAAACCTCGTCGACCTGCATGTCTATCTCGGCGGTGCGGCGTCGCTGGACCACCCGGGCACGCTCTACCAGTACACCTACGGCGACAAGACACCCGACTTCCTGCTGCCGTTCACGTATCCACCGTTCGCCGCGATGGTGTTCTATCCGCTGCAGCTGCTGCCATTCGACCTGGTCGCGTTTTTCTGGCAGATCGGCATCATCGTCGCGCTCTACGGGGTCGTGCGGATCAGCCAGCGAATGCTGGGTCGGTACACCGATCGGCGGCTCGCCTTGCTGTGGACAGCCGTCGGCATCTGGATCGAACCTCTGCGCGGCACATTCGACTACGGGCAGATCAACGTCATCCTCACGCTCGCGGTGATCTACGCGGTGTACTCCAACCGATGGTGGGTGTCCGGTCTGCTGGTCGGCTTGGCTGCCGGGGTCAAGCTGATCCCGGCCGTCTCGGGCTTGTACTTCGTCGGCGCGAGACGCTGGGCCACCGTCGTGTTCTCGGCGGTCGTGTTCTTCGGCACGGTGGTGCTGTCACTGGTGGTCGTCGGTGATCAGGCCAGGTACTACTTCACCGATCTGCTCGGTGACGCCCGCCGGGTCGGACCGATCGGGACGGTGTTCAACCAGTCGTGGCGCGGTGGGATATCGCGCATCCTGGGCCACGACGCTGGGTATGGCCCGGCGGTGCTGATCGGCATCGCGGTGACCGCCGTACTGGCGTTGCTCGCGTGGCGGGCCATCGGCGGCAGCGACGGTGACCGGCTCGGCGCCATCATCATCGTCAGCCTGTTCGGCCTGCTGCTGTCACCGATCTCGTGGACGCACCACTGGGTCTGGCTGCTACCGCTGATCATGTGGCTGCTGCACGGTTCGCTGCGGGACCGGCGCGGCGCGCAGATCCTGGGGTGGGGCTGGCTGGGTCTGACGCTGATCGGCGTGCCGTGGCTGCTGAGCTTCGCGCAGCCGACGATCTGGGAGATCAGCCGGCCGTGGTACCTGGCCTGGGCGGGCCTGATCTACATCGTCGCGACGTTGGCGACGTTGGGCTGGATCGCGACTACAGGCCCAGGATCCGGTCGATTTCGCCTGCCATCTCGACGTCCTTCTCGGTGA
- a CDS encoding 4a-hydroxytetrahydrobiopterin dehydratase, whose amino-acid sequence MAVLTNDQVDAALVDLPNWERAAGALRRSVKFPAFLDGIDAVRRVAEFAEQKDHHPDIDIRWRTVTFALVTHSAGGITEKDVEMAGEIDRILGL is encoded by the coding sequence ATGGCTGTGTTAACGAACGACCAGGTTGACGCCGCACTCGTCGATCTGCCGAACTGGGAACGTGCGGCAGGCGCACTGCGCCGATCGGTCAAATTTCCGGCATTTCTCGACGGTATCGACGCGGTGCGCCGCGTCGCGGAGTTCGCCGAACAGAAGGACCATCATCCCGATATCGACATCCGTTGGCGGACAGTCACCTTCGCATTGGTGACACATTCCGCCGGCGGCATCACCGAGAAGGACGTCGAGATGGCAGGCGAAATCGACCGGATCCTGGGCCTGTAG
- a CDS encoding (deoxy)nucleoside triphosphate pyrophosphohydrolase: protein MDEQIVVAGALISQGALLVAQRDRPAELAGLWELPGGKVAPGEDDGAALARELHEELGVEVRVGARIGVDVTLNATMTLRAYRVALTAGSPRPHDHRALRWVTVDDLRGLDWVPADRAWVDDLAAAMRSE, encoded by the coding sequence ATGGATGAGCAGATCGTCGTGGCAGGGGCGTTGATCTCGCAGGGTGCGCTGCTGGTCGCCCAGCGTGACCGCCCGGCGGAGCTGGCCGGGTTGTGGGAACTGCCCGGCGGCAAGGTCGCACCGGGGGAGGACGACGGCGCCGCGCTCGCCCGCGAGTTGCACGAGGAACTCGGCGTCGAGGTCAGGGTCGGCGCGCGCATCGGCGTCGACGTCACACTGAACGCCACCATGACGTTGCGGGCGTACCGTGTCGCGCTGACCGCGGGCAGTCCTCGGCCGCATGACCATCGCGCGCTGCGCTGGGTCACCGTCGACGATCTGCGCGGCCTCGACTGGGTTCCGGCTGACCGCGCCTGGGTCGACGATTTGGCCGCGGCGATGCGCTCCGAATGA
- a CDS encoding nitrate/nitrite transporter: MTSAATVNGTAPGVNLALATWVSAINFWAWNMIGPLSTTYAHDMRLSSTEASLLVATPILVGSLGRIVIGSLTDRFGGRTMFISVTLASIVPVLAVGAAGAAGSYPLLLVCGFFLGIAGTIFAVGIPFANNWYDPARRGFATGVFGMGMVGTALSAFFTPRFVSWFGLFATHAIVAVALALTAALCLVLMHNAPRFQPNTDPVLPKLRAALRLPVTWEMSFLYAVVFGGFVAFSNYLPTYIKTIYGFSAVDAGARTAGFALAAVLARPIGGALSDRIPPKFVVVASFAGTALLALVAVFQPPPDVWSAATFITLAIFLGIGTGGVFAWVSHRAPAGTVGSVTGIVAAAGGLGGYFPPLVMGATYDAVDNDYTVGLLLLVATALIALVFTATRLHVHERDSIGEPG; encoded by the coding sequence ATGACCTCCGCGGCGACAGTGAATGGCACGGCACCGGGTGTGAATCTGGCGCTGGCCACGTGGGTTTCGGCGATCAACTTCTGGGCCTGGAACATGATCGGCCCGCTGTCCACCACCTACGCCCATGACATGCGGCTGAGCAGTACCGAGGCTTCGTTGCTGGTGGCCACGCCGATTCTGGTCGGCTCCCTGGGCCGCATCGTGATCGGTTCGCTGACCGACCGATTCGGTGGCCGGACCATGTTCATCTCGGTCACGCTGGCGTCGATCGTGCCGGTGCTGGCCGTCGGAGCCGCGGGCGCGGCAGGCTCGTATCCGTTGCTCCTGGTGTGCGGATTCTTCCTCGGTATCGCGGGAACCATCTTCGCGGTGGGAATTCCGTTCGCCAACAACTGGTATGACCCGGCCCGCCGCGGATTCGCCACCGGTGTCTTCGGTATGGGTATGGTCGGGACCGCATTGTCGGCGTTCTTCACCCCGCGGTTCGTGAGCTGGTTCGGACTGTTCGCCACGCACGCCATCGTGGCGGTGGCCTTGGCGTTGACGGCAGCGCTGTGCCTGGTGCTGATGCACAACGCGCCGAGGTTCCAACCGAATACAGATCCTGTGCTGCCGAAGTTGCGTGCCGCACTGCGGCTACCGGTGACGTGGGAGATGTCGTTCCTCTATGCGGTGGTGTTCGGCGGTTTCGTCGCCTTCAGCAACTACCTGCCCACCTACATCAAGACGATCTACGGCTTCTCGGCCGTCGACGCCGGTGCCCGCACTGCAGGTTTCGCGTTGGCGGCGGTGTTGGCCCGTCCGATCGGCGGGGCCCTGTCGGACCGCATACCGCCCAAGTTCGTTGTGGTCGCATCCTTCGCGGGCACCGCGTTGCTGGCGCTGGTGGCGGTGTTCCAGCCACCCCCGGACGTGTGGTCGGCGGCGACGTTCATCACGCTCGCGATCTTCCTGGGCATCGGAACCGGTGGTGTGTTCGCATGGGTGTCGCACCGTGCCCCGGCAGGCACGGTCGGCTCGGTGACCGGAATCGTGGCGGCCGCAGGTGGTTTGGGCGGCTACTTCCCGCCGTTGGTGATGGGTGCGACGTACGACGCCGTCGACAACGACTACACCGTCGGGCTGTTGCTGTTGGTGGCGACCGCGCTGATCGCGCTGGTGTTCACGGCGACGCGGCTCCATGTCCACGAACGCGATTCGATCGGAGAACCTGGGTGA
- a CDS encoding nitrate reductase subunit alpha: MTRTPHIGGPVEELLERSGRFFTPGEFSDDLRTVTRQGGREGDVFYRDRWSHDKVVRSTHGVNCTGSCSWKIYVKDGIITWETQETDYPSVGPDRPEYEPRGCPRGAAFSWYTYSPTRVRYPYARGVLVEMYREAKARLGDPVLAWADIQHDPDRRRRYQQARGKGGLVRVSWSEATEMIAAAHVHTIKTYGPDRVVGFSPIPAMSMVSFAAGSRFIELLGGVMTSFYDWYADLPVASPQVFGDQTDVPESGDWWDATYLMMWGSNVPVTRTPDAHWMAEVRYRGTKVVTVSPDYADNTKFADEWMPCAAGTDGALAMAMGHVILSECFVKHRVPFFVDYVRQFTDLPFLVKLEQRDGRLVPAKNLTAADLGYDVENASFKPVLLDGASNGVAVPQGSLGFRYGNDGLGKWNLDLEGLAPALTVAEEAGEVAKITLPRFDTVDGSGATMQRGVPVRRVGDHLVCTVFDLMLAQYGVARPGLPGDWPSGYADATRPYTPAWQEEITGVSAAQAIRVAREFARNAEESGGRSMIIMGAGICQWFHGDATYRAVLALLLLTGAMGRNGGGWAHYVGQEKCRPVTGWAAMAMGTDWTRPPRQMAGTSYWYVHTDQWRYDGYRADALASPVGRGRFRDKHTMDVLTSAVAMGWTPFFPQFDRSSLDVADEAKAAGQEVPQYVAEQLATGALKLAVTDPDDPANWPRVLNIWRANLLGSSSKGNEYFLRHLLGTTSNVQAEPTAEALRPSDVAWTEDIPEGKLDLLMSIDFRMTSTTLLSDVVLPAATWYEKADLSSTDMHPYLHAFSPAVDPPWETRSDYEAFGAIARMFSALAAKHLGTRTDVVMGTLQHDTPGAMAYPGGVEHDWRGTGETPVPGKTMGPLVVVERDYAAVAEKWSTLGPLVDTLGLTTKGVTTHPDQEVRELAGKFGVMDSGVAQGRPAITSAERMADVILALSGTSNGRLAVAGFKELEKRTGRGLVHLAEGSEERRITYADTQARPVPVITSPEWSGSETGGRRYAPFTVNIEELKPFHTLTGRMHFYVDHDWLEELGEQLPTYRPPLDMSRLFGEPRLGSDGIGLTVRYLTPHSKWSIHSEYQDNLFMLSLSRGGPTMWMSPSDAAKIEVRDNDWIEAVNRNGVVVCRAVVSHRMPEGVVYVYHAQERTIDVPLTETTGTRGGIHNSLTRLLVKPSHLAGGYAQHAFAWNYLGPTGNQRDEVTVVRRRSQEVRYQ; encoded by the coding sequence GTGACGCGAACACCGCACATCGGCGGCCCGGTCGAGGAACTGCTCGAACGCAGTGGCCGGTTCTTCACCCCGGGCGAATTTTCCGATGATCTGCGCACTGTCACCCGCCAGGGCGGCCGCGAGGGCGACGTGTTCTACCGCGACCGGTGGAGCCACGACAAGGTGGTGCGCTCGACCCATGGGGTGAATTGCACCGGTTCGTGTTCATGGAAGATCTACGTCAAGGACGGGATCATCACGTGGGAAACACAGGAGACCGACTATCCGTCCGTCGGCCCGGATCGGCCCGAATATGAACCGCGCGGCTGTCCCCGCGGCGCGGCGTTCTCCTGGTACACCTATTCGCCGACCCGCGTGCGGTACCCGTACGCGCGCGGCGTACTGGTCGAGATGTACCGGGAAGCCAAAGCGCGCCTGGGGGATCCGGTGCTGGCGTGGGCCGACATCCAGCACGACCCGGATCGCAGGCGCAGGTACCAACAGGCCCGCGGCAAGGGCGGCCTGGTCCGCGTGAGCTGGTCGGAGGCGACCGAGATGATCGCCGCCGCGCACGTGCACACCATCAAGACCTACGGTCCCGACCGCGTCGTCGGGTTCTCACCGATCCCGGCCATGTCGATGGTGTCCTTCGCTGCCGGGTCGCGGTTCATCGAGCTGCTCGGCGGCGTGATGACATCGTTCTACGACTGGTACGCCGACCTGCCCGTGGCCTCACCGCAGGTGTTCGGTGATCAGACCGATGTACCGGAATCCGGAGACTGGTGGGATGCAACATATCTGATGATGTGGGGCTCGAACGTCCCGGTCACCCGAACGCCCGACGCGCATTGGATGGCCGAGGTCCGCTACCGCGGAACCAAGGTCGTCACGGTCAGTCCCGACTACGCCGACAACACGAAGTTCGCCGACGAGTGGATGCCGTGCGCGGCAGGCACCGATGGCGCCCTCGCCATGGCCATGGGACACGTCATCCTGTCGGAATGCTTTGTCAAGCACCGGGTTCCGTTCTTTGTCGACTACGTTCGGCAATTCACAGACCTGCCGTTCCTGGTCAAGCTCGAGCAACGCGACGGCAGGCTGGTGCCCGCCAAGAACCTCACCGCGGCGGATCTGGGCTACGACGTGGAGAATGCCTCGTTCAAACCGGTGCTACTCGACGGTGCCAGCAACGGTGTCGCGGTTCCCCAGGGCTCGTTGGGATTCCGCTACGGCAACGACGGCCTCGGCAAATGGAACCTCGACCTCGAAGGCCTCGCCCCGGCACTCACGGTGGCCGAAGAAGCCGGTGAGGTCGCCAAGATCACCTTGCCGCGGTTCGATACCGTCGACGGCAGCGGTGCGACCATGCAGCGCGGCGTACCGGTACGCCGCGTCGGGGACCACCTGGTGTGTACGGTGTTCGACCTGATGCTCGCACAGTACGGCGTGGCTCGGCCCGGACTGCCCGGCGACTGGCCCTCCGGCTACGCGGATGCCACCCGGCCCTACACCCCGGCCTGGCAGGAGGAGATCACCGGAGTCAGTGCCGCGCAGGCGATTCGAGTGGCCCGCGAGTTCGCCCGCAACGCCGAGGAATCCGGCGGCCGGTCCATGATCATCATGGGGGCCGGTATCTGCCAGTGGTTTCACGGCGACGCGACCTACCGGGCGGTGCTGGCCCTGCTGTTGCTGACGGGGGCGATGGGCCGCAACGGAGGCGGCTGGGCGCATTACGTCGGCCAGGAGAAATGCCGCCCGGTCACCGGTTGGGCCGCCATGGCGATGGGCACCGACTGGACACGCCCACCGCGGCAGATGGCAGGCACGTCATATTGGTACGTCCACACCGACCAGTGGCGCTACGACGGATACCGTGCCGACGCGCTGGCCAGCCCGGTAGGCCGGGGCCGCTTCCGGGACAAGCACACCATGGACGTACTGACCTCCGCGGTGGCCATGGGATGGACACCGTTCTTCCCGCAGTTCGACCGGTCCTCACTCGATGTCGCCGACGAGGCCAAGGCCGCCGGCCAGGAGGTGCCGCAGTATGTGGCCGAACAGCTGGCCACCGGTGCGCTGAAACTCGCTGTCACCGATCCGGACGACCCGGCGAACTGGCCTCGGGTACTCAACATCTGGCGGGCCAACCTGCTGGGCTCGTCGAGCAAGGGCAACGAGTATTTCCTGCGCCACCTGCTGGGCACGACGTCGAACGTGCAGGCCGAGCCGACGGCCGAAGCGTTGCGGCCCAGCGACGTGGCGTGGACCGAGGACATTCCCGAGGGCAAGCTCGACCTGCTGATGTCGATCGACTTCCGGATGACGTCCACGACGCTGTTGTCCGACGTGGTGCTCCCGGCCGCGACGTGGTACGAGAAGGCCGACCTGTCCAGCACCGACATGCATCCCTACCTCCACGCGTTCAGCCCCGCCGTGGACCCACCGTGGGAAACCCGTTCGGACTATGAAGCATTCGGTGCGATCGCCCGGATGTTCAGTGCCCTTGCCGCCAAACACCTGGGCACCCGCACCGATGTGGTGATGGGTACGTTGCAGCACGACACCCCGGGGGCGATGGCGTATCCCGGTGGTGTCGAGCATGACTGGCGTGGTACCGGTGAGACGCCCGTGCCGGGCAAGACCATGGGCCCGCTGGTCGTGGTGGAGCGCGACTATGCCGCGGTCGCCGAGAAGTGGTCCACCCTCGGGCCGCTCGTCGACACCCTGGGGTTGACCACCAAGGGCGTCACCACGCACCCCGACCAGGAGGTCCGGGAACTAGCAGGCAAGTTCGGTGTGATGGATTCCGGTGTGGCCCAAGGCCGTCCGGCGATCACCTCGGCCGAACGGATGGCCGACGTCATCCTCGCCCTGTCAGGCACCTCGAACGGTCGGCTGGCCGTGGCAGGCTTCAAGGAACTGGAGAAGCGCACCGGCCGCGGGCTGGTGCATCTGGCCGAAGGCAGCGAGGAACGCCGGATCACCTATGCCGACACCCAGGCCCGGCCGGTCCCGGTGATCACCAGCCCGGAGTGGTCGGGCAGTGAGACCGGCGGGCGCCGGTACGCGCCGTTCACGGTGAACATCGAAGAGCTCAAGCCCTTCCACACGCTCACCGGCCGCATGCACTTCTACGTCGATCACGACTGGCTGGAGGAACTCGGTGAGCAGTTGCCGACCTACCGGCCCCCGCTGGACATGTCGCGACTGTTCGGTGAGCCGCGGCTCGGCAGTGACGGCATCGGCCTCACGGTGCGTTATCTGACTCCGCACTCCAAGTGGTCGATCCACTCGGAGTATCAGGACAACCTCTTCATGCTGTCGCTGTCGCGTGGCGGCCCCACCATGTGGATGAGTCCGTCGGACGCCGCGAAAATCGAGGTACGGGACAATGATTGGATCGAAGCGGTCAACCGCAACGGGGTTGTGGTGTGCCGTGCGGTGGTGAGTCACCGGATGCCCGAAGGTGTCGTGTACGTCTACCACGCGCAGGAACGCACCATCGACGTACCGCTGACCGAGACCACCGGAACCCGGGGTGGCATCCACAACTCGCTGACCAGGCTGCTGGTCAAGCCGAGTCATCTCGCCGGCGGGTATGCCCAACATGCGTTCGCGTGGAACTATCTCGGCCCCACCGGAAATCAGCGCGACGAGGTGACCGTCGTGCGGCGTCGGTCGCAGGAGGTGCGATACCAGTGA
- the narH gene encoding nitrate reductase subunit beta: MKVMAQMAMVMNLDKCIGCQTCSVTCKQAWTNRAGTEYVWFNNVETRPGQGYPRTYEDQERWRGGWRLDRRGRLRLRDGGRLAKLSRIFANPKLPSIEDYYEPWTYDYENLTSAPLGEHIPTAPPRSLITGKPMKVSWSANWDDDLAGSPEIVPGDPILKQVSEQVKLELEQTFMFYLPRICEHCLNPACVASCPSGAMYKRSEDGIVLVDQDRCRGWRMCVSGCPYKKVYFNHKTGKAEKCTLCYPRIEVGLPTVCSETCVGRLRYLGLVLYDVDRVLAAASVPDDKDLYEAHRQILLDPTDPEVIAGARSSGISDEWIEAAQRSPVYKLINTYGVALPLHPEFRTVPIVWYVPPLSPVVDAVSRDGHDGEELGNLFGALEALRIPIEYLAGLFTAGDTGVVEGVLRRLAAMRSYMRDINLGRQTQPHIAEAVGMTEEQIYEMYRLLALAKYEERYVIPTAYGSDAGDLEEPGCSLSFDGGPGMYASGPFGEASGGPVPVAVETFHALQQRQIGTGMAANAEHPSRVNLLNWDGRGVPAGMFPGGR; encoded by the coding sequence GTGAAGGTCATGGCGCAGATGGCGATGGTGATGAACCTCGACAAGTGCATCGGCTGCCAAACCTGTTCGGTGACCTGCAAACAGGCCTGGACCAACCGGGCCGGCACCGAGTACGTCTGGTTCAACAACGTCGAAACCCGCCCGGGCCAGGGCTATCCGCGCACCTACGAGGATCAGGAGCGCTGGCGAGGGGGTTGGCGACTGGACCGCCGAGGTCGGCTGCGGTTGCGCGACGGCGGCCGGCTGGCGAAGTTGTCCCGGATCTTCGCCAACCCCAAATTGCCGTCCATCGAGGACTATTACGAGCCGTGGACCTACGACTACGAAAACTTGACCTCGGCACCGCTCGGTGAACACATTCCCACCGCGCCGCCGCGCAGCCTGATCACCGGCAAGCCGATGAAGGTGTCGTGGTCGGCGAACTGGGACGACGATCTGGCCGGATCACCGGAGATCGTGCCCGGTGACCCGATTCTCAAACAGGTCAGCGAGCAGGTCAAGCTCGAACTCGAGCAGACGTTCATGTTCTACCTGCCCCGGATCTGTGAGCACTGCCTCAACCCGGCCTGCGTCGCGTCATGCCCGTCGGGGGCGATGTACAAGCGGTCCGAGGACGGCATCGTGCTGGTCGACCAGGACCGTTGCCGTGGCTGGCGCATGTGTGTTTCCGGATGTCCTTACAAGAAGGTGTATTTCAACCACAAGACCGGAAAAGCCGAGAAGTGCACGCTGTGCTACCCGCGTATCGAGGTCGGGCTGCCCACGGTGTGCTCGGAAACCTGTGTGGGCCGGTTGCGCTATCTGGGCCTGGTGCTCTACGACGTCGACCGCGTGCTCGCGGCAGCGTCGGTGCCGGACGACAAGGACCTCTACGAGGCGCACCGGCAGATCCTGCTCGATCCGACCGACCCCGAGGTGATCGCCGGGGCCCGGTCCTCCGGCATCTCCGACGAATGGATCGAGGCCGCCCAGCGGTCACCGGTGTACAAGCTCATCAACACCTACGGCGTTGCGCTGCCGCTGCATCCGGAATTCCGGACGGTGCCGATCGTGTGGTACGTCCCGCCGCTGTCCCCGGTGGTCGACGCGGTCAGCCGCGACGGACACGACGGGGAGGAGCTCGGGAATCTGTTCGGGGCCCTGGAGGCGCTGCGGATCCCGATCGAATATCTCGCCGGGCTGTTCACCGCCGGGGACACCGGCGTGGTCGAGGGCGTGCTGCGCCGTCTGGCGGCCATGCGGTCCTATATGCGCGATATCAATCTGGGCCGTCAGACCCAGCCGCACATCGCCGAAGCGGTGGGAATGACCGAAGAGCAGATCTATGAGATGTACCGGCTGCTCGCCCTCGCGAAATACGAAGAGCGCTACGTCATCCCGACCGCATACGGCTCCGACGCCGGCGATCTGGAGGAACCCGGCTGCTCGCTGTCCTTCGACGGAGGTCCGGGCATGTACGCGTCGGGCCCGTTCGGTGAGGCCAGCGGCGGCCCGGTGCCCGTCGCGGTGGAGACCTTCCATGCCCTGCAACAGAGACAGATCGGAACGGGCATGGCTGCCAATGCCGAGCATCCGTCGCGGGTGAACCTGCTCAACTGGGACGGCCGCGGCGTACCCGCAGGCATGTTCCCCGGCGGGCGGTGA